The following are from one region of the Rhodopirellula sp. P2 genome:
- a CDS encoding sugar phosphate isomerase/epimerase family protein: protein MPNRRDFLAGSLAAASLASLPTRSLFAADPETESRWPICVFTKPLNSMSFDEMASALAEAGFDGVEATVRKGGNVAPAEAAEKLPAMQKAMQKHGLEITLITTDIGDLDDPHRATVLETAADLGISRFRMRYGKYDRQQPIASQLDHWKQQFGKLADYCGQIGMQALYQNHAGENYLGASLWDLDRVLTDISPDHMGVVYDIRHAQVEGGMSWPVTWRMIQPRVRMLYVKDYQWVDGRVENVPLGDGLVSQRFFDAVKTSDLKCPISLHEEYLDHRDPALVPQHLEAMSTDLKTLQKRLGIDS from the coding sequence ATGCCCAACCGCCGTGATTTTCTCGCTGGCTCGCTTGCCGCCGCGTCACTTGCTTCACTGCCAACTCGCAGTCTTTTCGCGGCGGATCCTGAAACCGAGAGCCGGTGGCCCATCTGCGTGTTCACCAAGCCACTGAACTCGATGTCCTTTGACGAAATGGCCTCGGCACTTGCCGAAGCAGGTTTCGATGGCGTCGAAGCCACCGTGCGAAAAGGCGGCAACGTGGCCCCCGCAGAAGCCGCTGAGAAACTGCCCGCGATGCAAAAGGCGATGCAAAAGCATGGCTTGGAAATCACGCTGATCACGACCGACATTGGTGACTTGGACGATCCACATCGAGCAACCGTTCTGGAAACCGCAGCCGATCTGGGCATCTCGCGATTCCGCATGCGATACGGCAAGTACGACCGACAACAACCCATCGCGAGCCAACTGGATCACTGGAAACAACAATTCGGAAAGCTAGCAGACTACTGCGGGCAAATCGGGATGCAGGCCCTCTATCAAAACCATGCCGGCGAAAACTACCTGGGCGCCTCGCTCTGGGACCTCGACCGAGTCCTGACGGACATCTCGCCGGATCACATGGGTGTCGTCTATGACATCCGTCACGCCCAAGTCGAAGGCGGCATGAGCTGGCCGGTGACCTGGCGAATGATCCAGCCCCGCGTGCGAATGCTGTACGTCAAAGACTATCAATGGGTCGATGGCCGGGTTGAAAACGTGCCCCTGGGCGATGGGCTGGTCAGCCAAAGATTCTTTGATGCGGTGAAAACCAGTGACCTGAAATGCCCGATCTCATTGCACGAGGAATACCTCGACCATCGCGACCCAGCGCTCGTCCCGCAACACCTGGAAGCCATGAGCACCGATCTAAAAACGCTTCAAAAACGACTCGGCATCGACTCGTAA
- a CDS encoding serine/threonine protein kinase produces the protein MGLFDSIKGAFSKGSGGSLKRIDVEKRFERSRTAATGTMSNFFVAYDLERKENVGVKILDPEKYELFESRFKGLNKPSEGEIAMQMKHPLIVKTFEHGITAKNQRILVMEYIAGVGIQDVIVRKKRDVIDGKEMLLMREMAESLAYVHDQGFIHRDVCPRNFICTPPEEGDDTVSGVRLIDFGLSVPATPPFMAPGNRTGTPLYMCPEIVRRRATDQRVDVFSLGVTFYCLLTFKHPWQGEIVSGRAALQHDTETSTPILERRDDIHPKVARVIMRMIEPNVDDRLPSIKEFLMQTRGLESAFVS, from the coding sequence ATGGGGCTGTTCGATTCGATCAAAGGCGCGTTCTCCAAAGGCAGCGGCGGTTCACTGAAGCGGATCGATGTGGAGAAACGGTTCGAACGCTCACGAACAGCAGCCACCGGCACGATGAGCAACTTCTTCGTTGCTTACGATCTGGAACGCAAAGAGAACGTCGGGGTCAAAATCCTCGACCCCGAAAAGTACGAACTGTTCGAAAGTCGCTTCAAGGGTTTGAACAAACCTTCCGAAGGCGAAATCGCGATGCAGATGAAGCATCCGCTGATCGTGAAGACCTTCGAACACGGCATCACAGCCAAAAACCAACGCATCTTGGTGATGGAATACATCGCCGGCGTGGGGATCCAAGACGTGATCGTGCGCAAGAAACGCGACGTCATTGATGGCAAAGAAATGCTGCTGATGCGAGAGATGGCCGAATCACTCGCCTACGTGCACGACCAAGGCTTCATCCACCGCGACGTCTGCCCTCGCAACTTCATTTGCACCCCACCCGAAGAAGGTGACGACACTGTTTCAGGTGTCCGGCTGATCGATTTCGGCTTGTCCGTTCCCGCCACACCACCGTTCATGGCCCCCGGCAATCGCACCGGCACGCCACTGTACATGTGCCCGGAAATTGTACGCCGCCGAGCGACCGACCAACGCGTGGATGTGTTCTCGCTCGGTGTGACCTTCTACTGCCTGCTGACATTCAAACACCCGTGGCAAGGTGAGATCGTCAGCGGACGCGCGGCGCTGCAGCACGACACGGAAACCTCCACCCCGATTCTCGAACGCCGTGACGACATCCACCCCAAAGTGGCTCGCGTGATCATGCGAATGATCGAACCGAATGTCGATGATCGACTGCCGTCGATCAAAGAATTTTTGATGCAAACCCGCGGCCTCGAATCCGCCTTCGTCAGCTAG
- a CDS encoding RluA family pseudouridine synthase: protein MREFVVPESAHGFRIDLFLTQSCDGYSRSQIRDAVQNDGAEVDGRVIRPSYKIKAGQTIRFRVPPPASDDTVPENIPLDILYEDDGLVVINKAAGMVVHPARGHWSGTLTSALAFRFQSLSDVGGPTRPGIVHRLDRDTSGVIVVAKNNAVHLNLAAQWHDRLVQKEYTAITSGRLDRDRDWIHASIGRHPYQRDKQAIREDHSTSKTASTFYEVVERHGRVTRVDVRPKTGRTHQIRVHLAHIGCPILCDRLYGGHSELSRSQIRRMAGMEVATPGVQPTPEDQQVLLGRQALHARALTFTNPQTGKEMTLTAPIPPDMQAVLDLLSSDSSL from the coding sequence ATGCGCGAATTCGTCGTTCCTGAATCCGCGCATGGGTTTCGAATCGATTTGTTCTTGACCCAGTCCTGCGATGGCTACAGCCGATCGCAAATTCGGGACGCGGTTCAGAACGATGGTGCGGAAGTCGATGGGCGGGTCATTCGTCCCAGCTACAAAATCAAAGCTGGGCAGACGATCCGGTTTCGCGTGCCTCCCCCGGCATCCGATGACACGGTGCCTGAGAACATCCCGCTGGATATTCTCTATGAAGACGACGGATTGGTCGTCATCAACAAGGCTGCGGGGATGGTGGTGCACCCGGCGCGTGGCCACTGGTCGGGCACGCTGACCAGCGCGCTCGCGTTTCGGTTTCAGTCGCTATCCGACGTGGGCGGGCCCACTCGTCCAGGCATTGTGCATCGGCTTGACCGAGACACCAGCGGCGTGATCGTCGTTGCCAAGAACAACGCGGTGCACCTGAATTTGGCTGCCCAGTGGCACGACCGATTGGTGCAAAAGGAATACACCGCGATCACATCCGGTCGACTTGACCGAGATCGCGACTGGATTCATGCATCGATCGGGCGTCATCCGTACCAGCGCGACAAACAAGCGATCCGTGAAGACCATTCGACCAGCAAGACGGCGTCAACGTTTTACGAAGTCGTGGAACGCCATGGCCGTGTGACTCGAGTCGACGTGCGGCCCAAGACCGGGCGAACGCATCAAATTCGAGTTCACCTGGCGCACATCGGTTGCCCGATTCTTTGCGATCGATTGTACGGTGGTCACTCCGAGTTGAGCCGCTCGCAGATTCGCCGGATGGCCGGCATGGAAGTCGCCACGCCCGGTGTGCAGCCGACTCCCGAAGATCAGCAGGTTTTGCTGGGGCGTCAGGCCCTGCATGCCAGAGCGTTGACGTTCACCAACCCGCAAACAGGGAAGGAAATGACGCTGACCGCGCCCATTCCTCCCGACATGCAAGCCGTTCTTGATCTGTTGTCTTCTGACTCTTCTCTTTGA
- a CDS encoding PIG-L deacetylase family protein, translating to MPSVLAVAAHPDDIEFLFAGTMLLLGQRGWDLHYMNVADGSRGSTTLGPRECAATRLEEAKQAARCLGATFHPPICADMEVAYTTENVQRVAAVVRQSKASIVLTHSPIDYMEDHENACRLAVSAAFAHGMPNLESIPPTPVYMDPVTVYHAQPVGCRQPTGELVTPHFYVDNGDVVEQKAEALACHASQKQWLDESQGMDSYIESMRDLSRMVGTMSGQFEHAEGWRRREHWGFCGPGDDPLRAALTDQIAEGIRGL from the coding sequence ATGCCGTCCGTTCTTGCTGTTGCCGCGCACCCTGATGACATTGAGTTCTTGTTTGCGGGGACGATGTTGCTGCTTGGCCAGCGTGGCTGGGATCTGCACTACATGAATGTGGCGGACGGTTCTCGCGGCAGCACCACGTTGGGGCCACGGGAATGTGCCGCGACGCGATTGGAAGAGGCCAAACAAGCCGCCAGGTGTCTCGGGGCAACCTTTCACCCTCCGATTTGTGCGGACATGGAAGTCGCCTACACCACCGAGAATGTTCAGAGGGTTGCCGCGGTGGTGCGTCAGTCCAAGGCGTCGATCGTGTTGACGCATTCGCCCATTGATTACATGGAAGATCACGAGAACGCTTGTCGGTTGGCGGTCAGTGCCGCCTTCGCCCACGGGATGCCGAACCTTGAAAGCATTCCACCGACTCCGGTCTACATGGATCCGGTGACGGTCTATCACGCTCAGCCCGTCGGTTGTCGTCAACCAACCGGTGAGTTGGTGACGCCGCATTTCTATGTGGACAACGGGGATGTCGTGGAGCAGAAGGCCGAGGCATTGGCATGTCACGCCAGCCAAAAGCAATGGCTCGACGAGAGCCAAGGCATGGACAGTTACATCGAGTCGATGCGAGATCTGTCACGCATGGTGGGGACGATGAGCGGGCAATTTGAGCACGCCGAAGGCTGGCGTCGCCGGGAGCACTGGGGGTTCTGTGGGCCTGGCGATGATCCGTTGCGAGCGGCACTGACGGATCAAATCGCCGAAGGAATCAGGGGCCTGTAG
- a CDS encoding TerC family protein: MAELFSISGLFTLGMLVLLQAVLGFDNLLYISIESKRVAEDQQSKVRKIGIGLAVILRIVLLFVVVRLIVLLEEPFVELHNGYIDAAISGHSLIVLFGGAFILWTALKEIYHLLAEPELGHSEDSAKASVGKTIGLIVMMNLVFSFDSILSAMALTKSFAIMATAIVISGAMMIFLADRVADFLKKNRMYEVLGLFVLFIVGVMLVSEGGHLAHVALFGHEVHAMAKSTFYFVLAILIVVDVVQGKYQKTLLARQDAAKANSPKKAQA; the protein is encoded by the coding sequence ATGGCTGAGCTGTTTTCGATCTCCGGTTTGTTCACGCTCGGGATGCTGGTGCTGTTGCAGGCGGTGTTGGGGTTCGACAACCTGCTTTACATCTCGATTGAGAGCAAACGGGTCGCCGAGGACCAGCAGTCCAAGGTTCGAAAGATCGGCATCGGATTGGCCGTGATCTTGCGAATTGTGTTGTTGTTCGTGGTCGTGAGATTGATCGTGTTGCTGGAAGAGCCGTTTGTCGAGCTCCACAATGGCTACATTGACGCTGCAATCTCCGGGCATAGCTTGATCGTTTTGTTTGGTGGCGCGTTCATCCTCTGGACGGCTCTCAAGGAGATCTATCACTTGCTGGCCGAACCTGAGTTGGGGCATTCGGAAGACTCGGCGAAAGCCAGTGTTGGCAAGACGATTGGTTTGATCGTGATGATGAACTTGGTCTTTTCGTTCGACTCGATTCTCAGCGCGATGGCGCTCACCAAGAGTTTCGCGATCATGGCAACGGCGATCGTGATCAGTGGTGCGATGATGATTTTCTTGGCCGACCGGGTGGCGGATTTCTTGAAGAAGAACCGCATGTACGAAGTCCTGGGGCTGTTCGTGTTGTTCATCGTCGGGGTGATGTTGGTCAGCGAAGGCGGTCACTTGGCTCACGTTGCGTTGTTCGGTCACGAAGTGCACGCGATGGCCAAGAGCACGTTCTACTTTGTGCTGGCGATTTTGATTGTGGTCGATGTGGTTCAAGGCAAATACCAAAAGACATTGTTGGCTCGGCAGGACGCCGCCAAAGCAAACTCGCCAAAGAAAGCCCAAGCCTAA